A single region of the Candidatus Parcubacteria bacterium genome encodes:
- the atpD gene encoding F0F1 ATP synthase subunit beta, whose protein sequence is MKNAHTEKTSGGIVEQVIGPVVDVYFPNDLPAIRTALTLDMPDGKKLVLEVAQQLGLNRVRTISLADTAGLARGVAVTDTGAPISVPVGERVLGRLFNVLGETVDGVAPMEKGEVSPIHRQAPAFTEQKTKVEIFETGIKAIDLITPFIKGGKVGLFGGAGVGKTVIIQELIHNVASNHGGYSVFAGVGERVREGNDLYHEMKDSGVLDKTALVFGQMNEVPGARARVGLTGLTMAEYFRDEMGKDVLFFMDNVFRFIQAGSEVSTLLGRVPSAVGYQPTLAEEMGSLQERIASTNKGSITSVQAVYVPADDLTDPAPANTFAHLDSTVVLSRQLASLGIYPAIDPLESSSTALDPAIVGADHYRVALETKRVLQRYKDLQDIIAILGIEELSEEDKTTVNRARKLQRFLSQPFFVGEVFTGIPGQYVSLAETIQGFDEILSGKHDDKNEQDFYMKGGASSLK, encoded by the coding sequence ATGAAAAACGCACATACTGAAAAGACTTCTGGCGGCATCGTGGAGCAGGTCATCGGCCCGGTGGTGGACGTGTATTTCCCGAATGATCTCCCGGCCATCCGCACCGCGCTCACGCTCGACATGCCGGATGGAAAGAAGCTCGTGCTCGAAGTGGCTCAGCAGCTCGGCCTCAACCGCGTGCGTACCATCTCTCTTGCCGACACTGCAGGTCTTGCTCGCGGTGTGGCTGTCACGGACACCGGAGCGCCTATCTCAGTGCCGGTAGGCGAGAGAGTTCTCGGCCGCCTTTTCAATGTACTCGGCGAAACAGTAGACGGTGTCGCTCCTATGGAGAAGGGTGAAGTCTCTCCCATCCATCGTCAGGCTCCCGCCTTCACTGAGCAGAAGACCAAGGTAGAGATTTTTGAAACGGGTATCAAGGCCATCGACCTCATTACTCCCTTCATCAAGGGCGGCAAGGTGGGACTCTTCGGCGGCGCAGGTGTGGGCAAGACCGTCATCATCCAGGAGCTCATCCACAATGTGGCGAGCAATCACGGCGGCTACTCTGTGTTCGCAGGCGTTGGTGAGCGCGTGCGTGAGGGTAACGATCTGTATCATGAAATGAAGGATTCTGGCGTCTTGGACAAGACCGCGCTCGTGTTTGGCCAGATGAACGAAGTGCCGGGCGCCCGTGCGCGCGTCGGCCTCACCGGACTTACTATGGCGGAATACTTCCGCGACGAGATGGGCAAGGACGTGCTCTTCTTCATGGACAACGTCTTCCGCTTCATCCAGGCAGGTTCTGAGGTATCCACACTCCTTGGCCGCGTGCCTTCTGCGGTGGGCTACCAGCCGACGCTCGCAGAAGAGATGGGTTCTCTCCAGGAGCGCATCGCCTCCACCAACAAGGGCTCCATCACCTCCGTGCAGGCGGTGTACGTGCCGGCGGACGACCTCACCGACCCGGCTCCTGCTAATACTTTTGCCCACCTCGACTCCACGGTGGTGCTCTCTCGCCAGCTCGCTTCTCTCGGTATCTATCCGGCTATCGACCCGCTCGAATCATCTTCGACTGCGCTCGATCCTGCTATCGTGGGTGCCGATCACTATCGTGTAGCGCTCGAGACTAAGAGAGTGCTGCAGCGCTACAAGGATCTGCAGGACATCATTGCCATTCTCGGTATCGAAGAACTCTCCGAGGAGGACAAGACTACGGTCAACCGCGCTCGTAAGCTCCAGCGCTTCCTCTCTCAGCCCTTCTTCGTGGGTGAAGTCTTCACCGGTATTCCTGGTCAGTACGTCTCGCTCGCTGAGACCATCCAGGGCTTCGATGAGATCCTCTCGGGTAAGCATGATGACAAGAACGAGCAGGACTTCTACATGAAGGGTGGCGCGAGCTCTCTCAAGTAA
- the atpG gene encoding ATP synthase F1 subunit gamma encodes MASLKAIKGKIRAVDKTRQVTRAMEAVSAVKMRKSQERALRARAYSVSALRILKRLSGTMESREHPLVKKKAQGKFLFIVVTSDRGLAGALNSSLLKAAAAYLAEKGITKEETEIIAIGRKGFEYFERRGYSILEHFDKTGDMPELSVLEEVGRRAIESYLSRGFNRVAVAYTNFRSTFSQEPVVRDLLPLDSLALGTIVEGILPDKGKYSDMFGRIDTAGEEYNFEPSPEKVLAELLPSLIALFLYHALLEARASEFSARMVAMRNAQDKAREVSRALNLHYNQARQSGITREVSEIIGGMETLAA; translated from the coding sequence ATGGCGTCCCTGAAAGCTATCAAAGGCAAGATCCGCGCCGTCGACAAGACGCGGCAGGTGACCCGTGCCATGGAAGCCGTCTCTGCGGTGAAGATGCGCAAGAGTCAGGAGCGCGCGCTCAGGGCGCGTGCGTACTCGGTCTCCGCGCTCCGTATCTTGAAGCGCTTAAGCGGCACGATGGAGAGTCGCGAGCATCCGCTCGTGAAGAAGAAGGCGCAGGGCAAATTCCTGTTCATCGTAGTGACGAGTGACAGAGGGCTCGCGGGCGCCTTAAACAGCTCGCTCTTGAAGGCTGCCGCAGCGTATCTTGCAGAGAAAGGGATCACCAAAGAGGAGACGGAGATCATCGCTATCGGTCGCAAGGGCTTCGAGTACTTCGAGCGTCGCGGCTATTCAATACTCGAGCACTTCGACAAGACGGGCGATATGCCAGAGCTCTCTGTGCTCGAGGAGGTAGGACGCCGCGCTATCGAGAGCTACCTCTCCCGCGGCTTCAATCGCGTGGCGGTGGCCTACACTAACTTCCGCTCCACCTTCAGCCAGGAGCCGGTGGTGCGCGATCTTCTGCCGCTCGACTCCCTAGCACTCGGCACGATCGTGGAGGGCATCCTCCCGGATAAGGGGAAGTATTCGGATATGTTCGGCAGAATTGATACGGCAGGGGAAGAGTATAATTTTGAGCCATCTCCTGAGAAGGTCTTGGCAGAACTGCTCCCTTCCCTCATCGCGCTCTTCCTCTATCACGCGCTCCTCGAGGCCCGCGCTTCCGAATTCTCTGCGCGCATGGTAGCTATGAGGAACGCACAGGATAAGGCGCGGGAGGTCTCGCGGGCCTTGAACCTCCACTATAACCAGGCGCGCCAGTCGGGTATCACTAGGGAGGTTTCGGAGATTATCGGCGGCATGGAGACCTTGGCGGCATAA